The Mycolicibacterium lutetiense genome window below encodes:
- a CDS encoding F0F1 ATP synthase subunit epsilon produces the protein MADLNVEIVAVERELWSGTATFVFTRTTAGEIGILPRHIPLVAQLVDDAMVRVERDGEDDLRIAVDGGFLSVTEETVRILVENAQFESEIDADSAKRDAESDDEQTAAWGRARLRALGQID, from the coding sequence ATGGCTGATTTGAACGTCGAGATCGTTGCCGTCGAGCGCGAGCTCTGGTCCGGTACCGCTACGTTCGTCTTCACCCGGACCACCGCTGGTGAAATCGGCATCCTGCCGCGGCACATTCCGTTGGTGGCGCAGCTCGTCGACGACGCGATGGTGCGGGTCGAGCGCGACGGCGAGGACGATCTGCGGATCGCCGTCGACGGCGGTTTCCTGTCGGTGACCGAGGAGACGGTCCGGATCCTGGTGGAGAACGCTCAGTTCGAATCCGAGATCGACGCGGACTCCGCCAAGCGGGACGCGGAGTCTGACGACGAGCAGACAGCGGCCTGGGGTCGGGCGCGCCTGCGTGCACTCGGCCAGATCGACTGA
- a CDS encoding DUF2550 domain-containing protein, producing MSAPMISMVALVCVLLLVVAALSYRLWKLRQVGGTAAILRDFPAEGGSGWRHGVMRYRGGEAGFYRLSSMRWWPDRRLSRRGLEVVSRRAPRGDEFDIMTDATVILELRDSSPERRQGYEIALDRGALTAFTSWLESRPSPRARRRNY from the coding sequence ATGAGCGCGCCCATGATTTCCATGGTCGCGCTCGTCTGCGTTCTGCTACTGGTAGTCGCTGCCCTGAGTTACCGACTGTGGAAGTTGCGTCAGGTTGGCGGAACTGCGGCGATCCTGCGCGACTTTCCCGCCGAGGGCGGTAGCGGTTGGCGCCACGGGGTGATGCGCTATCGCGGAGGGGAAGCCGGTTTCTACCGGCTGTCCAGCATGCGGTGGTGGCCTGACCGGCGATTGAGCCGCCGGGGGCTGGAAGTGGTGTCGCGCCGCGCCCCCCGTGGCGACGAGTTCGACATCATGACCGATGCAACGGTCATCCTCGAACTACGTGACAGCAGTCCCGAACGCCGGCAAGGGTATGAGATCGCCCTGGACCGGGGCGCCCTGACGGCGTTCACGTCCTGGCTCGAGTCACGGCCTTCCCCGCGAGCTCGCCGTCGTAACTACTGA